A part of Rhopalosiphum maidis isolate BTI-1 chromosome 3, ASM367621v3, whole genome shotgun sequence genomic DNA contains:
- the LOC113559125 gene encoding integrin alpha-PS1 isoform X3 has product MTTMSSLPLYLLVLLLCDSAFRVHCFNLETRLPIVKRSLEVSYFGYSVAGHQSYDELKLQVENSWILVGAPIGKNLQPKTNQSGALYKCPLTSYHDDCIQVVTDGKRTIDSTKLSPPKSDEIKDGQWLGVIVRSQGIGGKVMVCAHRYINRGDEYQWGQGLCYTLTQNLDFVECWEPCKGRETEKGQAQFGYCQAGTSGVLLNDETVVIGSPGSYNWKGNIFMVSVSDDFLHRDKTCYYSPVRDIEVSPVDSHSYLGMSTTADYFFGKPHMVYAAGAPRANGTGQVVLFTKVRPSVNLMDARLVISGEQFASSFGYELATADLNGDKEPDLIVGAPFYFTKETGGAVYIYMNNKDHCLNCKPPIKLVGKSESRFGFAITNLGDLNKDGYDDIAIGAPYEGNGVIYIYQGSDLGIVVEPSQIIKAEDLVVENLKIRTLGYSLSGNGMDLDQNGYPDLISGAYESDMAILIRARPIVDITIEVRPPEKLRNIDPTKTGCSANKTSSVTCFTFETCCTLKSVINDGEWGIQLRYKLEAETFQEGRKFSRIWFGPDHISKSQIIENIVSVDHNKKETCQQHTAYIKENTMDIQSPIAMHISYSLVQNDVPVLRPGDPVPSLADLPVLNQNQAEKTFVATFHKDCGNNDKCESRVHVNAELLLLPRISDYQYELIIGQHTEILLNTSAYNQGESAYESRMFIVHPYSFNYIGTVRLEDTKQVDCNPFNKTLVVCALGNPFKKSAISNIQLRFDPKELNDSENQLEFIVFSNSTSHEVDPQSPLILRANIIKQAELSLKGLARPEQVFYGGQVKDDLSVKYRDEVGSRVLHTYQVFNSGPWKVSNLLVNIDWPYQVASHYTPGKWLLYLDEKPYVEAISGGECFMSQEQVNPLGLAVRPGVQEMPLDSISTKNIVLNNYMISKSTSSIMKNSSSGYYQNRVRREQNNVVVAETSINDNGKHKEIVKMNCLVGNAKCFKFHCLINNLQKNQEATIFIKARLWNSTLLQLFPKVDSVQIVSRAKIHIPPELLLQQNRSDDECDVETTAKVDLLQQENKPISWWLIILAILVGLLLLILLTLLLWKLGFFKRRRPDPTLSGNIEKHRVDDNYYDY; this is encoded by the exons CTATTGATTCTACAAAACTCTCACCACCCAAGAGTGACGAAATTAAAGATGGACAGTGGTTAGGCGTAATTGTACGAAGTCAAGGAATTGGCGGAAAAGTCatg GTATGTGCACATCGATACATTAATCGAGGTGATGAATACCAATGGGGACAAGGACTTTGCTATACTTTGACACAAAACTTAGACTTTGTTGAATGTTGGGAACCATGCAAAGGTCGTGAGACTGAAAA ggGTCAAGCACAATTTGGTTATTGTCAAGCTGGCACAAGTGGTGTGTTATTAAACGATGAAACTGTAGTTATTGGCTCACCTGGTTCATATAATTGGaaaggaaatatatttatggtcAGTGTATCAGATGACTTCTTACACAGAGATAAAACTTGCTACTACAGTCCGGTTCGAGATATTGAAGTATCTCCTGTTGATAGTCATAGTTATTTAG GTATGTCTACTACTGCAGATTATTTCTTTGGCAAACCACATATGGTTTATGCAGCTGGTGCCCCACGTGCAAATGGAACAGGCCAGGTTGTACTATTTACTAAAGTAAGACCGTCTGTAAATCTGATGGATGCAAGACTTGTGATTAGTGGTGAACAATTTGCCTCTAGTTTTGGTTATGAGTTAGCAACAGCTGATCTCAATGGAGACAA agaACCAGATTTAATAGTTGGTGCACCATTTTATTTCACAAAAGAAACTGGTGGAGctgtttatatttacatgaATAATAAAGATCATTGTTTGAATTGCAAACCACCAATTAAATTAGTCGGGAAATCAGAATCCAg atttggATTTGCAATTACAAACTTAGGGGATTTGAACAAAGATGGGTATGATGATATAGCCATTGGAGCACCTTATGAAGGAAATGgagttatttacatatatcaaGGTTCAGATCTTGGAATAGTAGTGGAACCTTCACAA ataattaaagCAGAGGATTTGGTAGTAGAGAATCTTAAAATACGCACGTTAGGATATTCGTTAAGTGGTAATGGAATGGATTTAGATCAAAATGGTTACCCAGATTTAATATCTGGTGCTTATGAGAGTGATATGGCAATATTGATTAGAGCTCGACCAATTGTAGACATAACAATTGAGGTTCGACCACCAGAAAAACTTAGGAATATCGATCCCACTAAAACTGGTTGTTCAGCTAACAAAACATCTTCAGTTActtg ttttacatttgaAACATGTTGTACGTTGAAATCTGTAATTAATGATGGAGAATGGGGCATTCAATTGCGTTATAAATTGGAAGCTGAAACATTTCAAGAGGGTCGTAAGTTTTCTAGGATTTGGTTTGGACCAGATCATATTTCAAAGtcacaaataattgaaaatattgtctcTGTGGACCATAACAAAAAAGAAACGTGCCAACAACATACAGCATACATtaag GAAAACACAATGGATATTCAGTCTCCAATTGCCATGCATATTTCATATTCACTGGTACAAAATGATGTCCCTGTTTTAAGACCTGGTGATCCAGTACCTTCTTTAGCTGATTTACCAGTATTAAATCAAAACCAGGCAGAAAAAACATTTGTAGCTACATTCCATAAGGACTGTGGTAACAATGATAAATGTGAAAGTCGAGTACATGTGAATGCTGAACTGTTGTTATTACCTAGAATATCAG attACCAATACGAGTTAATAATAGGACAGCATAccgaaatacttttaaatacaagTGCATACAATCAGGGCGAGTCTGCATATGAGAGCAGAATGTTTATTGTTCATCCTTATTCCTTTAATTACATAGGCACTGTGAGATTAGAAGAT acaaagCAAGTAGATTGCAATCCATTCAATAAGACATTAGTTGTGTGTGCTCTTGGaaatccatttaaaaaatctgcGATTTCTAACATTCAATTAAGATTTGATCCAAAAGAATTGAATGATTCAGAAAATCAATTGGAGTTTATTGTGTTTTCCAACTCTACATCCCACGAAGTTGATCCCCAAAGTCCATTAATTTTGCGtgccaatattataaaacaagctGAATTATCACTAAAGGG gttaGCACGTCCAGAACAAGTGTTTTATGGTGGTCAAGTGAAAGATGATTTATCTGTCAAGTATCGTGATGAAGTCGGTTCTAGAGTATTACATACTTATCAAGTGTTCAACTCTGGTCCCTGGAAGGTGTCTAACCTACTAGTAAACATTGATTGGCCTTATCAGGTCGCCAGTCACTATACTCCGGGCAAGTGGTTACTGTACTTAGATGAAAAACCATATGTTGAAG CTATAAGCGGTGGAGAGTGTTTTATGTCTCAAGAACAAGTCAATCCATTAGGTTTAGCAGTGCGCCCAGGAGTTCAAGAGATGCCCCTTGATAGTATTAGtacaaaaaacattgttttgaataattacatGATATCAAAGTCAACTTCTAGcataatgaaaaatagtagTTCTGGTTATTATCAGAACAGAGTACGCAGGgaacaaaataatgttgtagTTGCAGAAACATCTATTAATGATAATGGAAAGCACAaagaaatagttaaaatg aactgTTTGGTGGGAAATGCCAAGTGTTTCAAGTTTCATTGTCTTATAAACaacttacaaaaaaatcaagaagcaacaatatttattaaagcaAG actgtGGAATTCTACTCTACTACAATTGTTCCCTAAAGTTGATTCTGTTCAAATTGTATCAAGAGCAAAAATTCATATACCCCctgaattattattgcaacAAAATCGTTCAGACGATGAGTGTGat GTGGAGACCACTGCTAAAGTGGACTTACTGCAACAAGAAAACAAACCAATTTCGTGGTGGTTAATTATTCTAGCAATATTGGTGGGACTTTTGTTGTTAATCTTGTTAACATTGCTACTATGGAAATTAGGTTTTTTCAAAAGGCGGCGACCTGATCCCACACTTAGTggtaatattgaaaaacacaGGGTAGATGATAATTACTATgactattag